From the genome of Bos indicus x Bos taurus breed Angus x Brahman F1 hybrid unplaced genomic scaffold, Bos_hybrid_MaternalHap_v2.0 tig00011892_arrow_arrow_obj, whole genome shotgun sequence, one region includes:
- the LOC113889383 gene encoding uncharacterized protein LOC113889383 yields MADLIKEVKEEETEIEIDAFHLQQQASSANERKRKNTDQSDGLDSQKIRKPTRKVKSTLQRNPGRKKKGKKSANPVFYHHPQNKKKNESGPMADEEPPEDSSNTSDDSASKPLCPPGAQDAEPSAVTPGKAKAE; encoded by the exons ATGGCAGACCTAATTAAGGAagtgaaggaggaggaaacagaaatcgAGATAGACgctttccatttgcagcaacaagctTCAAGTGCTAacgaaaggaagagaaagaacactGATCAGTCCGATGGCTTGGACAGTCAGAAG ATACGAAAGCCCACGAGGAAGGTAAAATCAACCCTTCAGCGGAATCCGGGccggaaaaagaaagggaagaagtcgGCGAATCCAGTCTTCTACCACCACCcgcagaataaaaagaagaatgaaagtggGCCAATGGCGGATGAAGAACCCCCAGAGGATTCTTCCAACACTTCTGACGATTCTGCAAGTAAGCCCCTGTGCCCACCTGGAGCCCAAGATGCTGAGCCATCTGCTGTAActccaggaaaagcaaaggcagaatag